One window from the genome of Ailuropoda melanoleuca isolate Jingjing chromosome 5, ASM200744v2, whole genome shotgun sequence encodes:
- the FOXQ1 gene encoding forkhead box protein Q1 has product MKLEAFGPRAAHGDKPGNDLEGAGCSNLPSPLSAAGDDSLGSDGDCAANSPAAGGGAGELAGSGERSAGGRPGAEEEGPAPTAAPPPPAPAASASPGARSPARQEGRSSPAGKFSSSFAIDSILSKPFRSRRDGEAAPGARLPWGASPCPTLPTYPALLPSASGGALLPLCAYGATEPALLGARGADAQPSVPPATPHLLLGPLSASGPAKPFRGPAAGGGGAAHLYCPLRLPAALQAASSCGPGPHLPYPVETLLA; this is encoded by the exons ATGAAGTTGGAGGCGTTCGGCCCCCGCGCGGCCCACGGGGACAAGCCAGGGAATGATCTGGAGGGTGCAGGCTGCAGCAACTTGCCATCTCCGCTGTCGGCAGCTGGCGACGACTCCTTGGGCTCGGACGGGGACTGTGCGGCCAACAGCCCCGCGGCGGGCGGCGGCGCTGGGGAGCTGGCGGGCAGTGGCGAGCGGAGCGCAGGCGGCCGGCCCGGCGCGGAGGAGGAGGGTCCcg CCCCGACCGCCGCGCCCCCGCCGCCCGCGCCCGCCGCCTCGGCTTCTCCCGGGGCGCGCTCGCCCGCCCGCCAGGAGGGGCGCTCCAGTCCCGCGGGCAAGTTCTCCAGCTCCTTCGCCATAGACAGCATCCTCAGCAAACCCTTCCGCAGCCGCCGCGACGGGGAAGCGGCCCCCGGGGCGCGGCTGCCATGGGGCGCCTCGCCCTGTCCGACGCTGCCCACATACCCTGCGCTCCTGCCCAGCGCCTCCGGAGGGGCTCTGCTGCCGCTGTGCGCGTACGGTGCGACCGAGCCGGCGCTGCTGGGCGCGCGCGGAGCCGACGCGCAGCCCTCGGTGCCACCCGCCACACCTCACCTTCTGCTCGGGCCCCTCTCGGCCTCGGGCCCAGCCAAGCCGTTTCGAGGCCCGGCGGCCGGCGGCGGTGGCGCCGCGCACCTGTACTGCCCCCTGCGGCTGCCCGCGGCCCTGCAGGCGGCCTCGTCCTGTGGCCCCGGCCCGCACCTGCCTTACCCAGTGGAGACGCTCCTGGCCTGA